In the Gossypium raimondii isolate GPD5lz chromosome 9, ASM2569854v1, whole genome shotgun sequence genome, one interval contains:
- the LOC105798918 gene encoding enhancer of mRNA-decapping protein 4 isoform X3 gives MAFFAEDVHLLASASVDGRVFVWRINEGPDDEDKPQIFGKVVIAIQIVGQEESKHPRVCWHPHKQEILMVAIGNRILKIDTMKVGKLEGFTAEEPLNCSVDKLIDGVQFVGKHDGELTELSMCQWLTTRLASASVDGTVKIWEDRKPLPLAVLRPHDGHPVYSATFLTAPHRPDHIVLITGGPLNREVKIWASSGEEGWLLPSDGESWQCTQTLELRCSAESEVDNAFFNQVVALPHAGLFLLANAKKNAIYAVHIDYGPNPAATCMDYIAEFTVTMPILSLTGTSDSLPGGDYTVQVYCVQTQAIQQYALDLSQCLPPPLENADLDKTDSNAAHVFDAMNSDVSASLELSHGYKPSPSILVSCISSSSSESAAVVSCTQNLASSDVTFISESAVSGIESKPSALLSSSSAENMHSASPPGLSRKSSGFRNPSVDHVNHSAHDSVDHNVDTVKENKAEMPYSGGHLQKGEDIAQNDISTVPGPHTVFKHPTHLVTPSEILSTMASSTENAQISQVISDGEATVEDVVKNDAESIEVEVDNLGETRHCQTNETKCPQGPHTTVTDNKEKAFYSQASDLGIQMARDFCAKSYSVEGAQQANLMGVSVQEDKLTNTGDGDDQNVIKDVPPKVSETDTAVTVSASPASAKGKKLQKKNSQVSIASSPSASPYNSTDSSNEPGCSSQALSADAFLPQLLAMQDLLEKSLSMQKEMQKQMNTIVSAPVNKEGKRLEASLGRSIEKAVKANTDALWARFQDENAKQEKLERDCMQQITNLITNCLNKDLPAMFEKSLKKEIAAVGPVVARAISPILEKSISSAITESFQKGVGERAVNHLEKSVSSKLEVTMARQIQAQFQTSGKQALQDALRSSLETSVIPAFEMSCKSMFEQIDVAFQRGLMEHTATAQQQFENSHSSLAVALKDAINSASSITQSLCGEMANAQRKLLAIAAAGGSSKAGNPLVTQLSNGPLAHLHEMQPEAQLDPTKELSRMIAEKKYDEAFTSALHRSDVSIVSWLCSQVDLQGILSMKPCSLSQGLLLALFQQLACDINKETSRKLAWMTDVAVAIIPSDPTIAVHVVPIFRQVSQIVDHLQSMSTTSASESACIRVLKFVINSVLSGK, from the exons ATGGCTTTTTTTGCTGAGGATGTCCACCTTTTGGCCAG TGCAAGTGTCGATGGCCGGGTTTTTGTATGGAGGATCAATGAAGGCCCTGATGATGAAGATAAGCCGCAAATTTTTGGCAAAGTTGTTATTGCCATTCAGATCGTGGGGCAAGAAGAATCGAAACATCCACGAGTCTGTTGGCATCCTCACAAACAA GAGATTTTGATGGTTGCTATTGGAAATCGTATCCTGAAAATTGATACAATGAAAGTTGGAAAACTTGAAGGGTTTACAGCAGAAGAACCTCTTAATTGCTCTGTTGATAAGCTTATTGATGGGGTTCAGTTTGTTGGTAAACATGATGGTGAGCTTACAGAGTTGTCAATGTGCCAATGGTTGACTACCCGTTTAGCTTCAGCTTCAGTAGATGGCACG GTGAAAATTTGGGAAGATCGTAAGCCCTTACCACTTGCAGTGTTGAGGCCACATGATGGACATCCTGTTTACTCAGCAACATTCTTGACTGCCCCGCATCGCCCTGACCATATAGTTCTTATCACAGGA GGCCCACTAAACCGTGAAGTGAAGATATGGGCCTCTTCAGGTGAAGAGGGCTGGTTGTTGCCCAGTGATGGTGAATCATGGCAGTGTACCCAAACATTGGAATTGAGGTGTTCTGCTGAGTCTGAGGTTGACAATGCATTCTTTAATCAAGTTGTGGCACTGCCCCATGCAGGCCTGTTTCTGCTTGCAAATGCCAAGAAGAATGCCATATATGCTGTGCACATAGACTATGGGCCTAATCCAGCTGCAACTTGCATGGATTATATAGCTGAATTCACTGTCACAATGCCCATATTGAGTCTCACTGGAACAAGTGATAGTTTGCCAGGTGGAGACTATACCGTCCAAGTCTACTGCGTTCAAACACAGGCCATTCAGCAATATGCTTTGGACTTGTCTCAATGCCTGCCACCACCCTTGGAAAATGCAGACTTGGATAAAACTGATTCTAATGCTGCTCATGTTTTTGATGCCATGAACTCTGATGTTTCTGCTTCTCTGGAATTATCTCATGGATATAAACCAAGCCCTTCAATTTTGGTGTCGTGTATAAGCTCCAGTAGCTCTGAAAGTGCAGCAGTCGTGAGCTGTACGCAAAATTTAGCTTCTTCAGATGTTACTTTCATATCTGAGAGTGCTGTGTCTGGCATTGAAAGTAAGCCAAGTGCTTTGCTGTCTTCTAGTAGTGCCGAAAATATGCACAGTGCATCTCCTCCAGGGTTATCACGAAAGTCTTCTGGTTTTAGAAATCCAAGTGTTGATCATGTTAACCACTCAGCACATGATTCTGTTGACCACAATGTAGATACAGTCAAAGAGAATAAGGCTGAAATGCCCTACTCTGGTGGTCACCTGCAGAAAGGTGAAGATATTGCCCAAAATGACATTTCAACTGTTCCTGGTCCTCATACAGTGTTCAAACATCCAACCCATCTGGTAACACCATCAGAGATACTGTCTACCATGGCTTCATCGACAGAGAATGCTCAGATTAGTCAGGTTATTAGTGACGGTGAGGCAACAGTTGAAGATGTTGTCAAGAATGATGCTGAAAGCATAGAGGTAGAAGTTGACAATCTTGGTGAGACAAGGCATTGTCAAACTAATGAAACTAAATGTCCACAAGGCCCTCATACTACTGTTACAGATAACAAAGAAAAGGCATTCTACTCTCAGGCATCGGATCTTGGCATTCAGATGGCCAGAGATTTTTGTGCCAAAAGTTATAGCGTTGAGGGAGCTCAACAAGCTAATCTCATGGGTGTTTCTGTTCAAGAAGATAAACTTACTAATACTGGTGATGGGGATGACCAGAATGTGATTAAAGATGTCCCTCCAAAGGTCAGTGAAACTGACACTGCTGTCACTGTTTCTGCATCTCCAGCTTCTGCTAAAGGGAAAAAGctgcaaaagaaaaattctCAAGTATCTATCGCATCTTCCCCTTCAGCAAGCCCATATAATTCCACAGATTCATCTAATGAACCAGGGTGTAGTTCCCAGGCTCTGTCAGCTGATGCTTTTTTGCCCCAATTGCTAGCCATGCAGGACTTGCTTGAGAag TCCCTTAGCATGCAGAAGGAAATGCAGAAGCAGATGAACACAATTGTCTCTGCTCCTGTTAACAAAGAAGGGAAAAGATTGGAAGCATCCTTGGGCAGGAGCATTGAGAAAGCTGTAAAGGCAAATACAGATGCTTTGTGGGCCCGTTTCCAGGATGAAAATGCAAAGCAAGAGAAGTTAGAAAGAGACTGCATGCAGCAGATAACAAACTTGATCACCAACTGTTTAAATAAGGACTTGCCAGCCATGTTTGAAAAATCCTTAAAGAAGGAAATAGCTGCAGTTGGCCCTGTTGTGGCTCGTGCTATTAGTCCTATTCTGGAGAAAAGTATATCTTCTGCTATTACAGAGTCATTCCAG AAAGGAGTTGGAGAGAGGGCTGTGAATCATTTAGAGAAGTCAGTCAGTTCAAAACTTGAAGTGACAATGGCCAGGCAAATTCAAGCACAATTTCAAACTTCTGGAAAGCAAGCACTTCAG GATGCACTAAGGTCTAGCTTGGAAACGTCTGTTATTCCAGCATTTGAGATGTCATGCAAATCTATGTTCGAGCAAATTGATGTCGCATTTCAGAGAGGGCTAATGGAACACACAGCTACTGCTCAGCAGCAATTTGAAAATTCACATTCTTCCCTTGCCGTTGCTTTAAAG GATGCTATTAATTCTGCAAGTTCAATCACACAAAGCTTATGTGGAGAAATGGCCAATGCACAACGAAAACTTCTAGCTATAGCAGCAGCAGGTGGCAGCTCCAAGGCAGGAAATCCCTTGGTGACACAATTGAGTAATGGGCCATTGGCTCATCTGCATGAGATG CAGCCTGAGGCACAGTTAGATCCAACAAAAGAGTTGTCAAGAATGATAGCTGAGAAGAAATATGATGAAGCATTCACCTCTGCCTTGCATAGAAGTGATGTCTCAATAGTTTCCTGGTTGTGTTCTCAG GTTGATCTACAAGGGATATTGTCAATGAAACCATGTTCACTGAGCCAAGGATTATTGCTGGCACTTTTTCAGCAACTGGCTTGTGATATCAACAAGGAAACAAGTAGAAAGCTGGCATGGATGACTGATGTAGCAGTTGCCATAATCCCATCAGATCCAACAATTGCAGTGCATGTGGTACCAATCTTTAGGCAGGTGTCTCAGATAGTGGATCATCTACAAAGCATGTCCACTACATCTGCCTCAGAATCCGCCTGCATCAGGGTTCTTAAGTTTGTCATAAACAGTGTGTTAAGCGGTAAATGA